The Anticarsia gemmatalis isolate Benzon Research Colony breed Stoneville strain chromosome 29, ilAntGemm2 primary, whole genome shotgun sequence genome window below encodes:
- the LOC142985291 gene encoding uncharacterized protein LOC142985291 gives MALFMKQDFSPPILSRRWVAMKFRPNMVIYSRKHIISILESGLLFREDSLEVEQEAPSPDEVRIAAGGKGWMTTGEKVAAVVGVAACVMAFPPRHIHRSLLLNISAYASIPLAVRWAHRSQCAGSLTSLLTVMREYLALARRTAACLKEYAALYAQLGSLTSVIDSTRLLLCRQQSALSVLLSRASSAVLGNAPWLHADIDWQAVARQPDDNLMKIHHAYLVVQSTLLKHLAKAHYIPPAAAQRVYKNYNERLYWIHNTVIPHLTEEFKQNLESLERMYRLLKNSANVNTEVKKLGTAVNDSWVYSDVHTGVAKTCLEIKLTANKCNSLDVFLDSCAMNKQNIDLEVLNKDIDDIIDGLTKCLKSIQNSQLRLKKLQNKCEKEVTVENVEVTENAGILTLTDDLPESKDEVFYFVKTDDDDSVVPVGDLTTAPGKKERETSKIVFCELKRKLGKREDVMRERERQALAKTMPELKDIPEFPRQISLDDYIERKGFIKKINKKSTKKHKLSVKTKRIRIKNKKFRLKIAKYGNESDISGDVFEANAKLNVKSKLLTVNSGSKYYITRWCKQIVSEKSSYKDFESISEDLSDIEPSSSNKLNGNNDIKFSKADLELSNSSSESDFEMYKEKQMALLNDVRRHRAVRKKNYPNHRPVIDNVDESLKPIEYTFGTGMAMASVLQLSRKINSAQEEVFIGDGELSSDSGNDEDS, from the exons ATGGCATTATTTATGAAGCAAGATTTTAGTCCTCCTATACTCTCAAGAAGATGGGTGGCCATGAAATTCAGGCCTAATATG GTAATATACAGTCGTAAGCACATAATATCAATACTAGAAAGTGGCCTATTATTCAGAGAAGACAGTTTAGAAGTGGAGCAAGAGGCTCCGTCTCCGGATGAGGTCAGAATAGCTGCGGGTGGTAAAGGATGGATGACAACTGGGGAGAAGGTAGCGGCGGTTGTGGGAGTGGCTGCTTGTGTCATGGCCTTTCCACCAAGACA cATCCACCGTTCTCTCCTCCTCAACATATCAGCCTACGCATCTATCCCGCTCGCAGTCCGCTGGGCACATAGATCACAGTGTGCGGGGTCGTTGACCTCGCTGCTGACTGTCATGAGAGAGTACCTAGCCCTCGCTAGGAGGACTGCCGCCTGTTTGAAGGAGTATGCTGCTTTGTATGCACAACT TGGCTCGCTAACATCAGTGATAGACTCAACCCGGCTGCTACTGTGTCGTCAGCAGAGCGCTCTGTCCGTGTTGTTGTCGCGTGCCTCCTCGGCCGTGCTGGGCAACGCGCCGTGGTTGCACGCTGATATTGACTGGCAGGCCGTTGCTAGGCAACCGGATGATAACCTCATG AAAATCCACCACGCATACTTAGTAGTGCAATCAACACTACTGAAACACCTAGCTAAGGCGCACTACATCCCGCCGGCGGCCGCCCAACGCGTCTACAAAAACTACAACGAGCGATTATACTGGATTCACAACACAGTTATACCACATCTTACTgaagaatttaaacaaaatcttGAATCTCTAGAAAGAATGTATCGTTTACTGAAAAATTCAGCCAATGTTAATACCGAAGTGAAAAAGTTAGGCACAGCTGTCAATGATAGTTGGGTCTACTCCGATGTACATACGGGTGTAGCCAAAACGtgtttagaaattaaattaacgGCAAATAAGTGCAATAGTCTCGATGTTTTCCTAGATTCGTGTGCAatgaacaaacaaaacatagatTTGGAAGTTCTAAACAAAGATATAGACGACATTATTGATGGTTTAACTAAATGTTtgaaaagtatacaaaattcgCAATTGCGGTTGAAgaaattgcaaaataaatgtgaaaaagaGGTTACAGTTGAGAATGTTGAGGTTACGGAAAACGCGGgaattttgacattgacagatGATTTGCCAGAGAGTAAGGAtgaagttttttattttgttaaaactgatgatgatgattctGTTGTGCCAGTGGGAGATTTAACTACGGCGCCTGGTAAAAAAGAAAGGGAGACTTCGAAAATAGTTTTTTgcgaattaaaaagaaaattgggGAAAAGAGAAGACGTTATGAGAGAGCGAGAGAGGCAAGCGTTGGCTAAAACAATGCCGGAATTGAAAGACATCCCGGAGTTCCCTAGACAAATAAGCCTAGACGATTACATCGAAAGAAAGggttttattaagaaaattaacaaaaaatctacaaaaaagcATAAATTAAGTGTAAAAACTAAGCGAATAAggattaaaaataagaaatttagGCTCAAAATAGCTAAATATGGTAATGAGAGTGACATAAGCGGTGATGTCTTCGAAGCTAATGCTAAATTGAACGTGAAAAGTAAACTTTTGACTGTAAACAGTGGTAGTAAGTACTATATAACTCGTTGGTGTAAACAAATAGTCTCTGAAAAATCTTCATATAAAGACTTTGAGAGTATTTCTGAAGACTTAAGCGATATAGAACCTTCCTCATCTAACAAATTAAATGGAAACAACGATATTAAATTCTCAAAAGCGGACTTAGAATTGTCAAATTCATCTTCCGAAAGTGATTTCgaaatgtataaagaaaaacaaatggCATTACTCAATGATGTTCGTAGACATAGAGCTGTtagaaaaaagaattatcccAACCATAGACCGGTTATAGACAATGTAGATGAGAGTTTGAAGCCCATAGAGTATACTTTTGGAACGGGAATGGCTATGGCTTCCGTGTTGCAATTGAGTCGTAAAATTAATTCGGCTCAGGAGGAGGTTTTTATCGGAGATGGGGAATTATCTAGTGATAGTGGAAATGATGAAGACTCATAA